A window of Magnolia sinica isolate HGM2019 chromosome 13, MsV1, whole genome shotgun sequence genomic DNA:
AAGAGAAATGGTCGAATCACCTACGTGTAACCTCACGTGGCATGTACAGAGAAATGCATGGCCAGAGCGTAAACGTCGGAACTCCCTAAACGCCTCCCCCTAAAATCGCCTTTTACTTTTACCAAGTCCAAGCTGAATCAGCAAACAACCCACACGTGCATGCACACACGTTGAATAGATCCGTTTGGATTTGCCACGATCCCCTCtctctcatcatcttcttcttcttcttctcctcctccttcttccctctctctctctctctcatctatcTTCGACGGTAGGGATGCTCTCCTCCCTCTTCATTCATCCTTCAGTCTACTTTCAAGATCTTAACAAACCCAAAACTGATTCGACCCAATTCGACACGATTGCGACCTGAAAATGACCGTAAAGGGTGGCACAAGCCAGGCATGTGCCGCTTGTAAGTACCAGCGTCGCAAGTGCTCGGCAGATTGTCCATTGGCGCCTTACTTTCCACCCGATCAACCAAAGCAGTTCCAAAACGCTCATCGTCTATTTGGAGTTAGCAAtattcttaaaattttaaaacaattgGATGCCAGCCAGAAGCTTGAGGCGATGAAGTCCATTGTCTATCAAGCTAACATTCGCGACAAGTATCCTGTCCATGGTTGTTTAGGCATTGTCTGTCAGCTACAGATTCAAATACATCATTTGCAACAAGAACTCGACAATGTCAATGCACAGCTCACTCTATATAGGCAACATCACCCACAGATCATGTCGTCACCTGCTCCATCATCACAGCTTCAATTGGGCACTGGCGCTACGGCCACGCCACACAATGCACTTACGCTCTTTCGTCACAATCAGCCCATCAACACGATATCCACAGGAATGTCCTTCAATGGCAACCTGAATCAATTGTGGCCACAGCATATTCATGGCTTTAACAACGACACAGCAGCAATTCAACCTCAATTCGTTCAACCTTTGGCTTGCCAGCAACAAAAGGTTGAGTCCACTCATGAATATGATGAGATCATATCTCCATTCTTGGAGACCGGCGATGATAGACAGTCTTACATAGACTCCAAAGAAGCTTACGAATGCAGGTACTAATTATCCAAAATATGCTAATTGTCAACATGTGTACATGttagatccaagccgctcatttGAAGACACGACCACGCTTTCATTCATATTACTTAGGTGGATCTGATCGTTGGTTGGGTGGCATATTTACTGAAGAAATCGACAGCATATTTAAGCTATCTTGATTTTTTGCttgatccatccatacagtgaGCGGTTTAGATCTTTCAAATGTTCATCCCATTTGTTGATTAAGTTATATTTCATGAGTTTAATTGTTTCTTTCGCATAATTTATCAGCAGCTCCGAAGAGTCATTGAAGGACACGACGCAATCGATGGAGCATGTAGTGGAGAACGAACTGAAGAGTGCTGCCGCATGTCTTTCGCTTACCAGTATCAATTGATGAGAAAAAGAATAATGTACTAAACCTGCGTTTGGTCGAATCAATatcatgaaatgaaaattttcataatatttagtgcaaccaaacacagttcaaaaaaatgaaaaagaagaaaaaaaaaaagtataaatttcttgaattttaagtttgattcTTTAATCCtttattgttattttatttttttaattctttaataTCAGTTTTGGTAGTGTCTATTGCACAATTTTGAAAGAGGTTGTAATTGAtcattcattttcttcattgaGAATAAGAGACATGAATGGTTTCTTTTCCGCGGGGCTCAATTCGAACTCAAAAACGCTTCTTGTGATTGATAGAGAGAGATGTACTATTCTCTTCTGAGGATGACATGGACGGTATTCTCGAGTTCTCGTGTACAAGTGGAAACCATGTTCAGTGACCAGATCACTTTTATTTGTTTGGCTTCATTTGGATGGTCCGTACGTGCGCAAAACCGATCCTTGATGGGATAATTCTAACCTTTTCAGCTGGGGTGTACAGAGAAGAGAAATGCAACAACGGCAATGGTAAGATATGAggaaccttcttcttctttttttttctttttttcttttttttgtggtATGATACATATACAATGGTTTCAGGAtgtcaatggtctggatctctgGACCATGACTGTCACCTGTGGAAACTTAAAGACCAGAGTACTGGATGGATGCCCTCTGTTGTGTATCATTTTATTACTCTTTGGCTGAGGTAAGGTGGTCCATATCAAAGATGGTATTATACAGGTATTTTATATATGATTCTCCAAGAGAATATGGGAAGAATCCTCATTTTTAGTTTGTATTCATTTGGTCTGTGGCTTAATCAgttagaccattgatctgatcgcCAACATGGATGGACGAAGCGCTGGcgcccacacacacgcacaataaaataaaataaaataaaaaagaagaagaagaagaaaagataaaataTAGCACTGGGTTATTTTAGCGATCCAAGCTTTGGCATCCTTTTTAGTTGAATGTCCATAAACGGCTGATGATTGTAATTGTAACGAATAAAAATTCATAAATACTACTATAAAATATTATGCCAAgtaatgaattaaattaaattcaacACTTAAAATATTTtatcattaaaaaatatattagaaTACAAATTTTTTggactaaaataaaaatcaaataactAAAGCATGTTAGAAGCATAGGCAATGGATCCTAAGCACTCCACTTAGGTTCCATTCCTAAAATACAACATTAAATAGAAAAAGTACAAGCTTAAAAGTTTAGTAGATATATCTCCGTACaagttataaaataaaacatgctcGGTTTCAAAAGATCTTGATAAAGTAAACTTTCATTTAAAAGTGATATGCATGAACGCAACACATAACAAAATATATTTCTTCCCTTTTTGAATGGAAAGCAATCACTAGAGTTCAAATCACCGGGGTCATTTTAACCAATTAGTCAAAAGTCTCTCAAAACACGCCCCACTTGGTCTGTTGCACTCACTCGACTTTGATTTATTGGTGACCAGTTGTACATTATCTAGTCAGATTATTACTTCACCTATCCTACATAAGTGGCTGGTTTCACTCACTCGGCCTTGATCAATGGAGGTTCTAAAATGTACTAACTAGGGTTTTGAGACTTTCAATCCAATGGTctcaattaggggtgtacatggaaTCAGTAAAACCGGTATACTAGACAGGAACCAACCAAACTGTAGATTTGTTCGGTTCTAAAGTGCACCGGTTttagttccaaaaatcaaagaatcgaTTAGTTCGATTCGATTCTCGATTTAGGAGTATGTAGAAGTGAACTGATTTATAGAACCGATCCGTGGAACCGAACTTGAAACCAAACCAGGAATTAgaccatatttttttaaaaaaaaaacccctaagTATTCATTCCCTTCAGTCTTCATGTCGCCCCTGCTGCGGCTGCCCCCATccattcttcaaaaaaaaaacctcaagtaTTCATTCCCTTCAGTCCTCATGTCGCCCCTGCTGCAGCTGCCCccatccattcctctctctctctctctctctctctctctctctctctctctttttcttttccaaaattttaaaacGGATccagaaccgaaccggttttaaagGTTCGGTTCCGATTTCGCCCTAAAACCGGATgaaccgacccatgtgcaccctTAGTCTCAATTACCCCACTTATTTATTAGGACTTTTAATTCAATGAACTCAATCACCCTATATATTTACTGGCATTCCAACAATTGCtcataaatttttttcttttaattatcaaCATTTTAATCGAAAACATTTAAAATCATTATTTCCAAAACATCTCATGGTTATTTCTactttaaccaaaaaaaaaaaaggtttcattGAACATGTGGCTTACAAACCTGCCTAACAATAATTCACAAATTGTTTCCAAATGCCACACATTTTTTATAAGCTGATAATAATTCATAAACATGTTTTGAAATTTCCAGATCCACAAATGCTTTTTAACTATTACAAATTTGGAAAACTTGTacatttattaaaataaaataaattttgaaaatacATGATGACAAGATTCATCACATTTTAGAAAATCTGTACTTATATCTCAACACGGTGAAATCTAAAAAAAGCATGATGACATAATGCATTACAATCTGAAAATTCTGTACATTGATGGAGGAAATGCCCCATATGCATTTTTAGCATAGATGGACCAGAAGAAATCTAAATGAAAGCGGAAGTAATCTGTCAAAATCATACTTTCAATTCAGGTATTGTCATGAAAATTGTTTTCTAACAATGCTAGGAATGCATTGGTAAGatttatttgaacattttaattttgaaaaaaatacgcTTTAAAAGAAATTACTTCTAAATGAAttaagaaattaggctttagaaaaaTTTTGCTATTTTAGATAATTTCAAATTatgatttaaaattttcatattagACACTTAAAGAAGATGGTCATCTTCGTGGGTCATACATGTATTTCAATATGGTGAAATCTAAGAACACATGATAACAAGATGTATGTAAAATCTGAAAAATTGTATATTATTTTAACATTataaaatttgaaaagaaattcAAATATAAAATTATGGACTAACTAAAACACAAGAGTACTCGACCAACGACGCAGTACTATAGATGAACTACCAATCTGCTGACCACTATGGGAGTGGAGGCTGGAGGTAAATAGATCTTATCTAATCGCACCCTTATCTAACCTACCTTAAgtttaaagttgaatttgaaattcaacctccttaaaaaaaaaaatgtaagagGAACTAAGTGAGCCTTATAGGTTAACATCTTTCACTCAATCACGTATCTCTCGctcaatcacattgtggaatAAGTGCAAAGAATGGAGtatgtgtattgacatgggtgtgtattaacaagctGCTTGTCTCGTAACAGCCAAAACTAGACATCGCGATTAAAAGTATTAGAGGAGGTTAAAATAATTGAAGTCAGATAACTATCACTCAATAACCAAAGTCTTACAACTCCCCACCCTCCATTACTCTCACgttgtcttcttcctttcctatACCGTGTCAGTGGATGGGTGTGCGTAcggatatatatacacacgcacacattaCAGGCCTTCTCAAAATCAAGGATGGGCGACTCTCCCACCTATTTTCTTTGGTCTGGCCCACTTGAACTAGAGCTCaggttaatttttttttaccttaGACCTGATGtaggattatacatctaatggtaaGAATGAATCACCGTAGGTTCCGTAAAAAATAAAGAACGGTTGTCCCataaaatttccatttttgaTATATCCGTGAAAATATCTGTTTTTGAACAGTAGGAGAGAGAAAAGGCAATTGATTTTTTACTCGGCCCACTCTACAAACACACGTCGGATTTTCTACCGGTGGAGATCAACGCATATCAGCCAATGcgtcagatccaaatctgcagTTTTGGTTCTCCTCTGCGCATCACACGACGGTACATcgtgacggacgcggattgcgtcctacccccgcctggacggtaatccgtcctggcagggctctgtggggcccatcatgatgtaagttttttattcacgccgttcatcattttgCCTAATATCATTATAAGATATTACCAAaaaattgaggcagttccaatgcttaagtgaaccacaaagtggggattgaacttccaccgttaaaaacttcttgggagctggagaagtttcggatcaagctgatatttttgttttcacttcatccacgtctacatgaccttatgaataggttcgatggtaaaaaaaaaaaaaaacatcacggtggcccttagaaaggtttcaacggtgggtatcattatcactgcagcttcctttggtgtggtccactggagctgtggacctgcttcaattTCAcaaacatacattaaaatgatctgagaaatgcgattaacggcgtggataaaacacttacatgttTGAAATGTGTATGCAAGTACATCCATAGCCTTGTAAAGAACGGAAGCAGCAAAGAGGCCTTTTCGGTGATCCAGATTGCTGAACCGATAGGTCCCACTCTAGATGAACCGTgaacaaaaaaataaacataaataaaataaataaaaaaaatcttccttatggggCTTATCTACAATGTGAGgctccatcagatcaatggtctggatctcggAAACGTGGGCTCAAATCTCAATAATTACTCCTTCAGTAAACTGTATCAACTCTGCAACGATGACATTGGCTGATGTTTCTATCGATCCGAACCTACCAACCGACGGCTCACCTCATGGATATGGTGACGATGCAAAATTGCTGAAATTTATTGCTTATAAGCGTTTGAGTTATCGGCTTTGTCTGGGCTATGGTTCTAAGCATTTCTTCACCGTTCAAAGAAAAGTTGAAGGATCAAAGATTTATTACATGCGATCCACCTGAGTTTTCTCTTATTGCTCATTTAAGAAGTGATGCAGTATTTGAACAGTCCGGATCCATTACCTAACCTCATAAATTACGGGTTTGTAGGATTGATACCAGTTTACTAAATAGAACTGGACGTGCAATGAATccaatccaaaaaagaaaaaaatcaacccGCATGGGGAGAAGACTACTGTGATGGACTGATGGTTAACCACCATTCTTTGGAATTCTGGTGTCTCTTCCACCTTTCATCTGGCACGCTTAAAGCCAATAGCCACTGTCCATGTAGCATGGTCTATTAATGTTGGTTGGATCATAGCCGGAATTTACATTGATCGAAAGATCCAAACCATACAATCAGTGGCGTCAAAGCGGCCGCTAAAAGTTAAGAAAATGAGCTGTTCAAAATGGCCTACAATACAAtgtgatttttttgagacgtgTTTACTCTCATTTTCGCCCGCATATGTGGTCTAATAGAAAACTGTCATACGGTACTGCTATATGTTTGACACACATAAAAGACATACTCATATTCATCTtcagttgatttatttatttattattattattattttgcattaAACATTTTGTCATTAATATGATGGCACGGACCCTTACACATGCTTTTAAGGGGGTCAATGGTCTTATGCTACATGGCCAGAATTAAAATACCCATTTAAGAGGTAAACGTATAAGGTATGTGATGAAGTTCTTGGTGAGACTGTCTCTCACGATCCTTTCAAAATGGAAGATATTTTCAGAAATTTAATAGCGATCGAGAAGGTTTTGAACATTAGGAGATTAGACCTATGTTCAAGCCAATCCGATTGTGGGTAGAACCTAAGTTAGGAGAAACAAAGACATCAATTCAGTCAGAATCCCAATTCCCTACATTAATCAGAATTAAGAGAATAAGAGTCTTTGATCTAACCTTATCCAATGATAGATCGGTATTAGGTGTCAAATCCCACCTCACTCCATACCATCACCTTATGGATGGTTAAATGCAAGGGATGGTTTGATCCGCATTGTCGAACATCTCAAAGTCAATAAAGTGGGCCATTAACAAAGATATTGATTGGTCATGATTAGTTTAGATTTAGCCCTTGAGGTTTGTGAATGTTGGTCTAATTGCCTTCATCAGAGAAACTTTCGTAGTTTCAGACCCCGATTTTAAGTAAGATATGAACATCTCCGCGACAAATTAGATACAAGAAGGAGATTTAAGAAGTCAACGAGTCTAGATCCGACCGGAGTCCTTTTTTCCAATCAAAGTCGCTAATTTCAAAACAATCAAATGAATTCTCATATATAGGACTAGGACATGAGCACGAAGGATTTAGACACAACAAGGAAGCCCAATAAGAGGTTTCACCACCTCGATTAGCTATAAAAGGAGCATATTAAGAAGAGCTTGGAGCTCTATACTCTAAATACATTTATCTACTACTCATTTATCTTTCACTTCCTTAGTTTAGCTTAACACATATAGCTGTTGCATAGTGGCTCCAGCTACAATACTTTAGAAATATGAGTAGATATCATTAGCCTTAAGTTGAAGGATAATGTTTAATTAAATTCCAATTCAGTTGTTCATATCAATTCGGTCATATTTTGTTAACCACATGCCTTGATTGTCTATTCTAATAGGCAAATGGTGTATTTAtcctaatttagttttttttttttttttcatttatttaccTGGTTGATTATTATTTTGTTGATTACCTTAGAATGCATTttaatatcaataaaatcaacattttatttatctttattttatttatttatacattcTAATTCATTTAAAATGCATACAAATGTAAAGAGTGGAGAAAGAAAAAGTCCTTAAGGCTGTAGACTCATGTTTATCATTATCAGGTAAAAAAAGTTCATTCGAAATTACTAACCCCATACTCTTTAACAAATCGCTTTAACAGAACACAAACTAGTGGTTGAGAAGATAATTAAATCCCCATATGGTTTTCAGTCTGTCCATCTCAATGTGGGGGAAACCTATGATTTAATGAAAATCTCTGAGTCCAATGGACCGTGGCACATGCCTACACATTTTACTCTCACATAAACAACCAATCCAAACTAAACCATTGTTGACACATGTggcctaatttaattaaattagcaACAACAATATAATCCATCCAAACGAGCGGTAATGATTTTCTTGAATGCCACCgctataaggtggaccacacctggtAACTTAAAATACAACAAAGAATATGGGTCGGCATGGGCTGGGCAGCCCGTTCCTGTCAAGTCAGAGGGCTGGGCCTGAACTTGAAACCTAGACTAGATATTTGGGCTGGACCAGCCCAGGCCAATGATTAATGGTACGGGCTAATTGATTGACCCAATTTAACCCTATTCCTGTATCAAGCGGACACGATTATGAAAAAGGACGGTAGTTTTAAAGCACTCAaagaaattttatattaatttaaATTCAGGGTCATGTTCCATTGATTAAAACCATTTATAAAATGAGAATGTCCACGGTCATTAGCTAAATCTTTAAAAATTGCTTATATTTAACTATTTCAAGCATTTAATTATTCACGTTCCAAGGTGAGTTGGCACAGGAGATGGCCCAAGGGAATGTCTtattcttgggatattgatggaAAGGTCTTGCAAAGGaatttattatatattaataaataatttgaaaaaataaaaaatcatgagaATAGTTTTGAATAACTTTAAATATCTCATGATACgtgattatattattattaatgatttaattaaaatttgaaatgatTTTCATGTTAATATTAGGATATTTCTGTGTTTAAATTGAAAACTTTGTATATTAATTTGAAAGTCTGACCATAATATCCCAATAATAACAAGGAATTTTATGGCAATTTCTTTTTGAGGATTTGGATTTTACCAAACAACTtctgaaaattaaaaattatgtaaatgttttttttttttttttttttttaaagtaatgcTGCTAGGGATTgaacctggatcactcacacatgtTGTACTGTCTCTGGCTCTGCCAACTCATCTAAAGAGAGGGGGAATGTGTTGTGTACTGTCTCTGGCTCTGCCAACTCATCTAACGAAAGGGGGAATGTGTTGCCTTGCCTTTCTAGAGATGAAATTATAAgaaagttaatttttttttttaaagattaaaatTGAGACATATATGGCCTACATGGTATATGTGTAACATCCTACCCATCAAACATATGCACTCCGCCATGGTGATAACGCAAACAAAAAATCAAGCCTATCAAATCATCATATAGGTTACGCTTGAATTTGGATATTTCTAATGGtgtatgttatttttaatggattGCCCACACGgttttttaaattatttctttctatttattgTTCGTCTAACAATCATGTTATTCGGCAACTGTTAGACATGTTGGATGTTACACATATGCTACATGGCCTCATCAATCTCAATTGCACAcggtgaagaaagaaagaaagaaggcaGTAATGCAATTTCCCCTCTGATAGAGACTGCCTCGGAATTATCAGGTCCTCTgaggcactatttggtaaaatttGAAGCTTAAGAGGGATTTGCCCTAAATTTCCCTGTGATATTTGTCAGACTGACAtagaaaaacttttatactccgaaagagtgtgatggatgacacgcgttgatggatggatggacgttGCATGCCATGAAGTGGCAGTGAACTTTTGAAATCATTGTTCCAAGTTTAGCTGTTCCATGAACTAAAAAATTGACCATCAATGGACATTTATTAAACGTGGaagatgaaaaatatccaacggtccaattTCAACAGAAGAGTGTCCACGGATGAGAGGTTAgcattgttcaaccaatctgatcttgggaCTGTGACTACGTGTTCCACAATTCTGTCAATTTAACTTGAGTTCAAgttgccatgtgtacaatttatgagagcctgcgtatcaagcgtcatacgctgccagagtatcatatcTCCCTGTATATAAATATAGAGTGAGGAAGAGTGAAAGGCTGCTGCCTCTCAAAACTCCCCGGCACTGCATCACCAGCAGCAGCAGATCATGGCGTCTTCCGCCATCTCCTTCTCATGCACCCGCGTCGCACCGGATGCAGCGTCCTCCAGCAAcgaaaacaacaacaacagaaaGACGATGACGAGCATCGTCTCTCCGTGCACTCACTCCCACCAATACCCGATTTCCAggtccatcctttttgtctcCACACCCCTCTTTTCTTACTTATCTTCTGATAATTTCAGCACGAAGTGCTGTAGAAGACATATTTCAGTATTACCAGTAGAAAATTCGTTTGTCCTGACCTTCTTATCATGTTTCCATATCTATGTATATGACTTGAATAAAACAGTCGTTGATATGTATCAGTTTGGAGGATCTCGCCGCGTTTGGATGCATAAGTGAATTCAATTGCGATATTTTAGTTTTTATCAGTAGGAACTGACAGAATCAAATGATGTTTCTTTCAAAGTAACTTAATTGCGATTTGGTGTGTAGACTGTCAGCGCGAATGCTAGGGAAGGGAATTACGATTAGGTTATTTCCAGTTTATTAGGGTCCGTTTGGGTGCCACTTGCAAATGAGTTCATCTTGTTTTAGTTAATTGTAATAACACATTATAAATGATAATATATACTTTCTAAAACATAATTACGATTAACTgaaatgagatggactcatttttaagtggcacccaaacaggccctcagaCTAATAACTTCAATTCAGTTTTAATACTGCATCCCAATGCACTGCAAGAGACGTGTTCGTTAATGTTATATGTAGAATGGGAAATTCTCACATGCATTTATGCTATTATGGCTGAGCTGTTTTCAGCCACCCATGCTGCTTTGTGGATGTTGGGATGTCGATGGGGCAAGCCAGCTGACAATCAGGTTTTCAGGTCTGAGCTGTCATTGGATGGGTTTAGATCTAGACTTCTAGGCTTGAGTCAAGGTTATTGATCCACCATGTCGGCACTGATCAAGGGCATCATGATCATCTAAGCCTGATCGAGGGCATGATAATACTAATCTATTCATCCTATATGTGCATATATGCACACACATATAACAAACACACATAAAGGAATTTCGTATTGGGCCAGACTTTGGCCTGGAAAATTTTTCACTGAGTTGGTCTCAGCCAAGCTCTTGTCTTGTTGGGTTAGGATTTGGATGATCCTGACCTGGCCCTTGACGGGTGCCAATAGATGGATAGGTATTCTTCTCTGCTTGTTTAATGCCGAAGAGCTTATGATTCTTTTGTTTTTCAATCCTGCTTCAGGATGGTTTATGTTCGCAAGAGGGGAAGAAGGGAAAGAATCCATGCCCATTCCCGTATCTTTGCTTCTATTGCAGGTTCTTCTACTTCCATTTATTATCTCCAGTCTGTTTAAACTGATGTTTTATGAACTTGGGGATGGGGAAGCCTTCTGCATTTGATTTCTGTATTATCAATAGCTCTGTAgtttatgaagaagaaaaacatgaGCCTTGACCTGAGGGCATGCACAATGTtctctctttttgttttttttctgttTGTACAACTGGGGCCCATGGTTAGAGATCCAGACGGTTGCTTTGTTGGACCTCACCTTTGATGGTACGTGCCACAAAAAGTTTCCCCTATTGTTGTGTCCAATTGTGGGCTTTTGCTGTATTTATCTGTGAACCATCCATTTACAGGTCATGGATGGTCCTGTCAAGGGGATTTCTGGTCACGCTCTTTTGATGGTGAGGCCTAATagacaaatggtttggatcaccgagCCATGGCTctaattgtaaaaaaataatgaaaacatGAGTATTCTGTGCATAACCTTGTGTCGAGGGCCATAACCATATAGATGAGTAATCTCACTCCAACTTTTGTTGCACCCCTCATTTATTGACAGATGTTTCCCTGGACAATTCCATAGAAGGAGCCCCTCTTCCCAAAGGTGACACGTGGTCTGTTCACAAATTTGGCGGGACATGTGTTGGCACTGCCAAAAGAATCAGTAACGTTGCAGATATAATTCTTAATGATGCATCAGAAAGGAAGTTGGTTGTTGTTTCTGCAATGTCTCAGGTGACGGACATGATGTATAACCTCATTCACAGGGCCCAGTCACGCGATGATTCTTATACATCTGcattggatgatatttttgaaaagCACAAACTAACAGCAACAGAACTACTTGACGGAGAAGATCTTGATAGATTCCTATCTCAGATGCATGATGACATCAGTAACCTTAAGGCGATGCTCCGTGCAATTTACATAGGTTTGGGCAGCAGTCTCTGTTTATTTTTAGTATGTTTTAAACTCCTGCTTTCCCTCATCAGATTTTATCATATAAACTATATAGTAGCAGTTTTGAGCCTGTAGCTTAATGGTAGACAGcctgcatttcaacattgaggtctcaggttTTAGCCCATCCCATCTTACCTAACCAGAATGAAGTACCTGTTTTCATCAGGTTTAATATGTTGAATCTTCTCCCACGTTAGCCATGCTGAAATGCACATGAAATAGCCCAATTTTCAACTATTACAGATTGATTGGCTTGTTCTCTATCAGTTAGGTGTCTATGTTTTTAATTGTCATCCCACCCTTTGGAGCATGTATTAGATTCTTTACTATACTTTCTACTCACAGCTATAATCCTTTTTTaacatgtttttttaaaaaaaaaaaaaaaaaaaaactttctttgTCATTTCTTATTAGACTCCTTCAACAAGATTCTCATGGTACCAGAGTTTTGCATAAATGCAACGCCCAACTTTCAAAACTTAGTAAAGCCGGTTAGACTCCTAGGTCTCTCATTAGTTGAATGCAACCATATCTGTTTGTATAAAAGCCATTTAAGTGAGAATTGGTAAGTTCTCCCAGATCTCTCCTCTTTCTCAAGTCATAATCATATGTGCATGTCTTCATATGTATCTCCATGCATGTTTGTATCTGCATGCATGTGTGCAAACTTTTCTTTTAGGTTTAAAGCCTTAAATGCCAACTTCTCTTTTTGCAAGTATGGGTTTTTTGTGATAAACTCTGCCTGGTAGTGATGCGCCAACCAGTCCCCATCCTAAGTAAAGGATGATTGATGTTAGGTAGGCAGCTGGCTGTTGAACGTTTGCCAAGCAATTgtgaaaacaataaataaataaataa
This region includes:
- the LOC131224031 gene encoding LOB domain-containing protein 27-like, with the translated sequence MTVKGGTSQACAACKYQRRKCSADCPLAPYFPPDQPKQFQNAHRLFGVSNILKILKQLDASQKLEAMKSIVYQANIRDKYPVHGCLGIVCQLQIQIHHLQQELDNVNAQLTLYRQHHPQIMSSPAPSSQLQLGTGATATPHNALTLFRHNQPINTISTGMSFNGNLNQLWPQHIHGFNNDTAAIQPQFVQPLACQQQKVESTHEYDEIISPFLETGDDRQSYIDSKEAYECSSSEESLKDTTQSMEHVVENELKSAAACLSLTSIN